Proteins from one Synechococcales cyanobacterium CNB genomic window:
- a CDS encoding GAF domain-containing protein — protein sequence MPDTSATAATRRRDYSRVQPVIAPASSREVRMQAVADALWDAFSNEGYSWVGFYVKPGDRDELVLGPRRDKPACSPIGLHGACGRAWRERRALVVRDVASLGRNYVACDPRDRSEVVVPMLDPSGECWGVLDADSHDVGAFSDNDADALAELLVRAGLSSAAVASRTPIVI from the coding sequence GTGCCCGACACCTCCGCCACCGCGGCCACACGCCGACGCGACTACTCGCGGGTGCAACCTGTCATCGCGCCCGCCTCGTCGCGCGAGGTACGCATGCAGGCGGTCGCGGATGCCCTCTGGGATGCCTTCTCGAACGAGGGCTACTCATGGGTCGGTTTCTACGTGAAACCGGGTGACCGCGACGAACTGGTCCTCGGCCCGCGCCGAGACAAGCCCGCCTGCTCGCCCATCGGCCTGCACGGCGCGTGCGGCCGCGCATGGCGGGAACGACGCGCCCTCGTCGTCCGCGATGTCGCTTCACTCGGCAGGAACTACGTCGCCTGCGATCCGCGCGACCGCTCCGAGGTCGTCGTCCCCATGCTCGACCCGAGCGGCGAGTGCTGGGGCGTCCTCGACGCCGACAGCCATGACGTCGGCGCGTTCAGCGACAATGACGCCGACGCTCTCGCGGAACTGCTCGTCCGTGCCGGCTTGTCCTCGGCTGCCGTCGCCTCGCGCACGCCGATCGTCATCTGA
- a CDS encoding RluA family pseudouridine synthase translates to MPVVHREDGFVVVDKPTRLLSVPGRGPDKADCVAARVAALIAEATGPMAVHRLDFETSGLMVVALDAQTHRTLSCQFEHRKTEKRYVALLGGEVEGDEGRVDLPIIADWPNRPRQMVDAERGKPSVTFWRVIGREAGRTRVEFRPLTGRTHQLRVHAATPRERGGIGAPIVGDPLYGTGAPAERMMLHAATLAFRRPKTGEWLTFGSEPPF, encoded by the coding sequence ATCCCGGTCGTGCACCGCGAGGACGGCTTCGTTGTCGTGGACAAGCCGACCCGGCTGCTCTCCGTTCCCGGGCGCGGGCCGGACAAGGCCGACTGCGTGGCGGCCCGCGTCGCCGCGCTCATCGCCGAGGCCACAGGCCCGATGGCCGTCCACCGGCTCGACTTCGAGACGAGCGGCCTGATGGTCGTCGCGCTGGATGCGCAGACCCACCGCACGCTCTCATGCCAGTTCGAGCATCGCAAGACGGAGAAGCGTTACGTCGCCCTGCTGGGGGGCGAGGTCGAGGGCGACGAGGGGCGGGTCGACCTGCCGATCATCGCGGACTGGCCCAACCGCCCCAGGCAGATGGTGGACGCCGAACGCGGCAAGCCATCGGTGACGTTCTGGCGCGTGATCGGACGAGAGGCGGGACGAACGCGCGTCGAGTTTCGTCCGCTCACCGGCCGCACGCACCAACTCCGCGTCCACGCCGCGACGCCGCGCGAGCGAGGCGGCATCGGCGCTCCGATCGTGGGCGACCCGCTGTACGGGACCGGCGCGCCGGCGGAGCGCATGATGCTGCACGCGGCGACGCTGGCCTTCCGGCGGCCGAAGACGGGGGAGTGGCTGACGTTCGGCAGCGAGCCGCCATTCTGA